In Dioscorea cayenensis subsp. rotundata cultivar TDr96_F1 chromosome 11, TDr96_F1_v2_PseudoChromosome.rev07_lg8_w22 25.fasta, whole genome shotgun sequence, a single genomic region encodes these proteins:
- the LOC120271575 gene encoding uncharacterized protein LOC120271575, with amino-acid sequence MLLVPDCIGALDGTHIHASVRKEIVARFNGRKPYPTQNVLATVDFELRFTYGLAGWEGSAHDALVLRDALEREDGLIVPEGKYYLVDAGYSTRARFISPFRGVRYHLKEFSARTPSNNKELFNYRHSSLRTTVERAFGALKNRFKILTSRPILSISNTNGYRGCMLHFTQLNFTRRMDLVEMTQESENVGRRCPTNFRWTAIMTSFLLRCLVEQANLGLKTDKGFKSTAINAVARAVSTRFNMISHPNEAVYINKPIEDYEEMAIVCGNDQATGSFARTGSQSSRSLGVRMEMPSTPPTLDSDDQPQGLDDWDFTQSQPPPAETPTTSTSKAKEVNKGSKRIRREELEVMQKISIGLDRLASAAETNKGVQLSKRLYDEVMTLIGYYNKSDLGLAYDHLNAQNNLATAFINKDHDLRCFWMDGFLRQLGRDGGV; translated from the exons ATGCTGCTTGTGCCT gattgcataggAGCGCTTGATGGTACACATATCCATGCATCCGTTCGAAAGGAAATTGTAGCTCGTTTCAAtgggagaaaaccatatccCACCCAAAATGTGTTGGCCACAGTTGACTTTGAATTGAGGTTTACATATGGTCTAGCTGGGTGGGAGGGTTCAGCACATGATGCACTTGTTCTTCGTGATGCTTTAGAAAGAGAGGATGGTCTTATTGTGCCTGAAG GCAAGTATTACCTTGTAGATGCGGGATATTCCACAAGAGCACGTTTTATATCACCATTTCGTGGTGTTCGCTATCATCTTAAAGAATTTAGTGCCCGCACACCATCAAATAACAAggaactatttaattatagacATTCTTCATTGCGCACTACCGTGGAACGAGCGTTTGGTGCTTTGAAGAATCGCTTCAAAATTCTCACATCTAGACCCATTCTTTCCATATCGAACACAAATGGATATCGTGGTTGCATGTTGCATTTTACAcaattaaattttacaaggaG gATGGACTTAGTCGAAATGACTCAAGAAAGCGAAAATGTTGGAAGGAGATGCCCAACTAATTTTAGGTGGACAGCGATCATGACGTCATTCTTGCTTAGATGCTTAGTTGAGCAAGCAAACCTTGGCCTTAAAACTGACAAAGGTTTCAAGAGTACTGCTATCAATGCAGTTGCGAGGGCTGTTAGTACGAGGTTTAACATGATT tcaCATCCTAATGAAGCGGTTTACATCAATAAGCCCATTGAAGATTATGAGGAGATGGCCATTGTTTGTGGGAACGATCAAGCAACAGGATCATTTGCAAGAACAGGTTCTCAAAGCTCTAGGAGTCTCGGTGTCCGCATGGAAATGCCATCAACACCACCGACATTGGATTCTGACGATCAACCACAAGGGTTGGATGATTGGGACTTCACTCAATCACAACCTCCTCCGGCGGAAACACCAACAACGTCCACTTCGAAGGCGAAAGAAGTAAACAAGGGATCAAAGCGTATTAGGCGGGAAGAATTGGAAGTCATGCAAAAAATCTCCATTGGATTGGATAGGCTTGCAAGTGCTGCGGAGACGAACAAAGGTGTACAGTTGAGTAAGAGATTGTACGATGAGGTCATGACTTTGATTGGCTACTACAATAAGTCTGATCTTGGTTTAGCATATGACCATTTGAATGCCCAAAATAATCTAGCAACTGCTTTTATAAACAAAGATCATGACCTTCGATGCTTTTGGATGGATGGTTTCCTTAGGCAGTTGGGCCGTGATGGTGGTGTTTGA
- the LOC120271576 gene encoding uncharacterized protein LOC120271576, whose protein sequence is MRPKLSPIPPLSAIDKHVWKLAPNGRFSVKTFYNFLNDGGIHCHKTNVILKGGCPKKINLFNWLAWDNKILTLDNLDSRKCNVLPTPTCVMCHAGMETAEHLLIHCPMASYIWTYFSQLLGIRCSPRSLTDLWGDCRRSIPKILLPSWDLLLKAITWVIWLERNARIFTASCLLTVALILKIEHLVLSWFSAAPESKRAKLEDPMAKVKRSLEYLSSSDAIPVAPAERSPPPGEM, encoded by the coding sequence ATGCGTCCTAAACTCTCTCCGATCCCACCCCTTTCTGCGATTGATAAACATGTTTGGAAGCTGGCTCCAAATGGGAGATTTTCGGTTAAAACATTCTATAATTTCTTGAATGATGGAGGAATTCATTGTCATAAGACTAATGTCATTCTCAAAGGCGGCTGTCCAAAAAAGATCAACCTCTTCAACTGGCTTGCTTGGGATAACAAAATCTTGACTCTAGACAACCTAGATAGCCGCAAATGTAATGTTTTACCTACGCCTACTTGTGTGATGTGCCACGCAGGTATGGAGACTGCTGAGCACTTGCTGATCCACTGCCCAATGGCTTCCTACATATGGACTTACTTTAGTCAACTTTTAGGCATCCGATGTTCGCCTAGATCCCTTACTGACCTTTGGGGTGATTGTCGTCGGTCTATTCCAAAAATTTTACTTCCGTCCTGGGATTTGTTGCTAAAGGCTATCACTTGGGTTATTTGGCTAGAAAGAAATGCTCGCATTTTCACTGCTAGTTGTCTCTTGACTGTTGCTTTGATTTTAAAGATTGAGCATTTGGTTCTCTCTTGGTTTTCTGCAGCTCCAGAATCGAAGAGGGCAAAACTTGAGGATCCGATGGCTAAGGTCAAGAGAAGCCTTGAGTATCTGTCTTCCAGTGATGCGATTCCTGTTGCCCCTGCGGAGCGATCCCCCCCTCCAGGCGAGATGTAG